A region from the Streptomyces tsukubensis genome encodes:
- a CDS encoding radical SAM protein, which produces MSSHVRTALISTAGHCKVACGFCFRADRAHGFLDTPTYTRTLSRLKETGVDGVCLTGGEPTHHPQLRQLVRLAHQFGMSVSMVTSARTMTDVIRLSHVADLLANVTVSADSRGAMLLGRTTRTAASGIDTLRAISTETKILHVTCWNLSDSECRALAGLVTEAGVEVQFSPVVLDENALRRDDMPVQEYLARQWLDAEVLGHYFDLSDRYRGYLDELRDLQLPAEGERRPCCSATAYVSADGRIRRCPYGQASVSVLAPRAAIGQFLTDPAQDRVTPDCAAICRPSATPDDREAPCSVPA; this is translated from the coding sequence ATGAGCAGCCACGTCCGTACCGCGCTGATCTCCACGGCCGGACACTGCAAGGTGGCCTGCGGATTCTGCTTCCGGGCCGACCGGGCCCACGGCTTCCTCGACACTCCGACGTACACCCGCACCCTGTCCCGGCTGAAGGAGACGGGCGTGGACGGGGTGTGTCTGACCGGCGGCGAGCCGACCCACCATCCGCAGCTCAGGCAGCTCGTACGACTGGCCCACCAGTTCGGCATGTCGGTGTCGATGGTCACCTCGGCCCGCACCATGACCGACGTGATCCGCCTCTCGCACGTGGCGGATCTTCTGGCCAATGTGACCGTCTCCGCGGATTCCCGGGGCGCGATGCTGCTGGGACGCACCACCCGTACGGCGGCCTCGGGTATCGACACGCTGCGCGCCATCAGCACCGAGACGAAGATCCTGCACGTCACCTGCTGGAACCTGAGCGACAGCGAGTGCCGGGCCCTGGCCGGCCTCGTGACCGAGGCCGGGGTGGAGGTCCAGTTCAGCCCCGTCGTTCTCGACGAGAACGCCCTGCGCCGCGACGACATGCCGGTCCAGGAGTATCTGGCAAGGCAGTGGCTCGACGCCGAGGTACTGGGACATTACTTCGACCTGTCCGATCGGTACCGGGGCTATCTCGATGAGCTGCGGGATCTTCAACTGCCCGCCGAGGGCGAGCGCCGACCGTGCTGCTCGGCGACCGCGTACGTATCCGCTGACGGCCGCATCCGGCGCTGTCCCTACGGTCAGGCGTCGGTCAGCGTCCTCGCACCCCGTGCCGCGATCGGACAGTTTCTGACCGATCCGGCGCAGGACCGGGTGACCCCGGACTGCGCCGCCATATGCCGCCCCTCCGCCACGCCCGACGACCGCGAAGCGCCGTGCAGCGTGCCCGCGTGA
- a CDS encoding radical SAM protein — translation MAVPRMLWGKYFQYERDGEAVLLDPVALDSVFIDSGEVHDLAGVPPTETHEALAGLGFTPGGPAADRREALQHRLRLLGLDRAPSRISGLRVVLTDRCNMACTYCFVDTNSGEPDLTKEELSAGLEFLFEQNAGQEEVSIQWFGGEPTIRFDLMRYGDQLADTLADRYDVARVRRTVVTNGARLTEEALDHFVAYEYGVGISIDGPPGINSAHRLLLGGQPADDRIRRNVARFIEADGLHVGCNLTPTAANIGRLAETVRWIIDDLGLKFIYVNTPIPTAGRWQVNGTDLARELYEARQAALTRGGMLFSVLDRAFQALDTRRPMLFDHMQGDRSLNAALLPGNRVSLCDINFTEPSFLHTLDELRADPGLLAGVAKRVTPIPECGNCPALAICGGPSRNEQALIGGSTPDPEMCAFYTSTVEIAVWDNTGVQ, via the coding sequence ATGGCCGTCCCCCGGATGCTGTGGGGGAAGTACTTCCAGTACGAACGGGACGGGGAAGCGGTTCTCCTCGACCCGGTCGCGCTGGACAGTGTGTTCATCGACTCCGGCGAGGTCCACGACCTCGCCGGGGTCCCCCCGACCGAGACCCATGAAGCCCTCGCCGGGCTCGGCTTCACCCCCGGCGGCCCTGCGGCCGACCGGCGCGAAGCACTCCAACACCGTCTTCGACTCCTCGGCCTCGACCGCGCCCCCAGCCGTATCAGCGGCCTGCGCGTGGTTCTCACCGACCGCTGCAACATGGCCTGCACCTACTGCTTCGTCGATACGAACAGCGGCGAGCCGGACCTGACGAAAGAAGAGCTCTCGGCAGGTCTGGAGTTCCTGTTCGAGCAGAACGCCGGCCAGGAAGAGGTGTCCATCCAGTGGTTCGGCGGCGAGCCGACCATCCGCTTCGACCTCATGAGGTACGGCGACCAGCTTGCCGACACCCTCGCCGACCGCTACGACGTGGCCAGGGTGCGCCGCACCGTGGTCACCAACGGTGCCCGCCTGACCGAGGAAGCTCTCGACCACTTCGTCGCCTACGAGTACGGAGTCGGCATCTCCATCGACGGACCACCGGGCATCAACTCCGCGCACCGGCTCCTCCTCGGAGGACAGCCCGCGGACGACCGGATCCGCCGCAACGTCGCCCGGTTCATAGAGGCAGACGGGCTCCACGTGGGCTGCAACCTCACCCCCACAGCCGCGAACATCGGACGCCTCGCCGAGACCGTCCGGTGGATCATCGACGACCTCGGGCTGAAGTTCATCTACGTCAACACGCCCATCCCGACCGCGGGCCGCTGGCAGGTCAACGGCACCGACCTGGCAAGGGAGCTGTACGAGGCCCGCCAGGCCGCTCTGACACGGGGCGGAATGCTGTTCTCCGTACTGGACCGCGCCTTCCAGGCCCTCGACACCCGGCGTCCGATGCTGTTCGACCACATGCAGGGCGACCGCAGCCTGAACGCCGCCCTGCTGCCCGGCAACCGGGTCAGCCTGTGCGACATCAACTTCACCGAGCCGTCGTTCCTGCACACCCTCGACGAGTTACGGGCCGATCCCGGACTCCTGGCCGGCGTGGCGAAGAGGGTCACGCCGATCCCCGAGTGCGGGAACTGCCCGGCGCTCGCGATCTGCGGCGGACCGTCCCGCAACGAACAGGCCCTCATCGGCGGCAGCACCCCGGACCCCGAGATGTGCGCCTTCTACACGAGCACCGTGGAGATCGCCGTCTGGGACAACACGGGGGTGCAATGA
- a CDS encoding HAD family hydrolase encodes MIRAVVFDVGECLVDETREYGTWADWLGVPRHTFAAMFGAVIAQGRDYRETFQEFQPGFDLTEQREKRAAAGKPEWFGEDDLYPDVRPTLAALRDAGLWVGIAGNQTVRAGGLLRGLELPSDLIATSDDWGASKPDVEFFERVIDATPAEPGEILYVGDRLDNDIRPAVQAGLLTALIRRGPWGTIQQRDPDADAITTMRIDSLAELPEKIAKFNAGER; translated from the coding sequence ATGATTCGTGCTGTGGTGTTCGACGTCGGTGAGTGCCTGGTGGACGAGACCAGGGAGTACGGGACCTGGGCGGACTGGCTGGGGGTGCCCCGGCATACCTTCGCGGCCATGTTCGGGGCGGTCATTGCGCAGGGACGCGACTATCGCGAGACGTTCCAGGAGTTCCAGCCCGGATTCGACCTCACCGAGCAGCGGGAGAAGCGCGCGGCGGCCGGGAAGCCGGAGTGGTTCGGAGAAGACGATCTCTACCCGGATGTACGGCCGACGCTCGCGGCGCTGCGGGACGCCGGGCTGTGGGTGGGCATCGCGGGAAACCAGACCGTGCGGGCCGGCGGCCTGCTGCGCGGGTTGGAGCTGCCCTCCGACCTGATCGCCACCAGTGACGACTGGGGGGCGTCCAAGCCTGACGTGGAGTTCTTCGAGCGGGTGATCGACGCCACGCCTGCCGAGCCGGGCGAGATCCTCTACGTCGGTGACCGGCTCGACAACGACATCCGCCCGGCCGTACAGGCGGGGCTCCTGACAGCCCTCATCCGGCGCGGCCCCTGGGGCACGATCCAACAGCGCGATCCGGACGCCGACGCGATCACGACGATGCGGATCGACTCGCTGGCGGAGCTGCCGGAGAAGATCGCCAAGTTCAACGCTGGAGAGCGCTGA
- a CDS encoding type II toxin-antitoxin system VapB family antitoxin, with protein sequence MSRTVIDLDDELLADVAQALGTSTKKETVNTALREVLENRRRALALARLRAAAADGGFDLDVFDDKQSYRR encoded by the coding sequence ATGAGTCGCACAGTGATCGACCTGGACGACGAGCTGCTTGCCGACGTGGCGCAGGCGCTGGGAACCAGCACCAAGAAGGAGACGGTCAATACCGCCCTGCGGGAAGTACTGGAGAACCGGCGCCGGGCTCTCGCTCTGGCCCGGCTGCGCGCGGCGGCGGCCGACGGGGGCTTCGACCTGGACGTCTTCGACGACAAGCAGAGCTACCGGCGGTGA
- a CDS encoding PIN domain nuclease → MSAAQFLIDTSALARFLRGDAEQYGWDQAAAAGLIATCPITELEFFYSARSAEDRARGVEDLRMIFGWVPVDDRAYDRAWQVQELLTRRGQHRSAGPVDLVVAATAELQGLTLLHRDRDFDCIAAVTGQALQWFGPDPGK, encoded by the coding sequence GTGAGCGCGGCGCAGTTTCTGATCGACACCAGCGCGCTCGCCCGATTCCTCCGCGGGGACGCCGAGCAGTACGGCTGGGACCAGGCAGCAGCAGCCGGGCTCATCGCGACCTGCCCCATCACCGAGCTGGAGTTCTTCTACAGCGCGCGATCAGCCGAGGATCGCGCCCGGGGCGTCGAGGATCTGCGGATGATCTTCGGCTGGGTCCCCGTCGACGACCGCGCCTACGATCGCGCCTGGCAGGTCCAGGAACTGCTGACTCGGCGCGGACAGCACCGCAGCGCCGGCCCGGTTGACCTCGTCGTCGCCGCCACAGCGGAGTTGCAGGGCCTCACCCTCCTGCACCGCGACCGCGATTTCGACTGCATCGCCGCCGTCACCGGTCAGGCCCTGCAGTGGTTCGGCCCCGATCCGGGCAAATGA
- a CDS encoding cation:proton antiporter — protein MSQWGVVVAGGVVIGYGVLSRRLATTVLSGPMVFVACGLAIGPLGLDLLDGDRDLELTRTLLESALALVLFTDAAAIRIRDLRRERFLPLRLLVAGLPVTMALGWLVAWPLLPGLTVWELALVGVILAPTDAALGQQAFSNKRVPALVRGGLGVESGLNDGLALPFFVLALAAAGESEGHPGVVTTFLHALLLSGAIGIAAGWAGAGVLRWSVARGWSSPDWRQFVTLAVPVITYAVCSGVEGSGFIGAWAAGLAFGSRLRGSSSDRSTRTGGPDPARSAEFTRQLGLLLSSLSFLAFGAVILGPALQHLTWRIVVYALLSLTVIRMLPVALALVGTGLRAASVAYIGWFGPRGLASLVFGLLAFEEHLPAMTQLNGVIAVTVGLSVLLHGVTAPFLGDRYGDWFARKVRAEPDLRENALAAGDAPAVQGPRGP, from the coding sequence ATGAGCCAGTGGGGTGTGGTGGTGGCCGGTGGCGTGGTCATCGGTTACGGGGTGCTCTCGCGGCGGCTGGCGACAACCGTGCTGTCCGGGCCCATGGTGTTCGTCGCGTGCGGACTGGCGATCGGGCCGCTGGGCCTGGACCTGTTGGACGGGGACCGGGATCTGGAGCTCACCCGGACCCTGCTGGAGAGCGCGCTGGCCCTCGTGCTGTTCACGGACGCGGCGGCGATCAGGATCCGCGATCTGCGCAGGGAACGGTTCTTGCCGTTGCGACTGCTCGTGGCCGGGCTGCCCGTCACGATGGCACTGGGGTGGCTGGTGGCCTGGCCGCTGCTCCCCGGCCTGACCGTGTGGGAACTGGCGCTGGTCGGCGTCATCCTGGCACCGACGGATGCCGCGCTCGGGCAGCAGGCTTTCTCCAACAAGCGGGTTCCGGCGCTGGTCCGGGGCGGACTGGGGGTCGAATCGGGTCTCAACGACGGCCTGGCTCTGCCGTTCTTCGTGCTGGCGCTGGCGGCGGCGGGCGAGAGTGAGGGGCATCCCGGCGTCGTCACGACATTCCTGCACGCGCTGCTGCTGAGCGGCGCGATCGGGATCGCGGCGGGCTGGGCCGGGGCGGGCGTCTTGCGCTGGTCGGTCGCTCGGGGCTGGAGCAGCCCCGACTGGCGGCAGTTCGTGACGCTCGCCGTCCCCGTGATCACCTACGCGGTGTGTTCCGGTGTCGAAGGCAGCGGCTTCATCGGCGCCTGGGCCGCCGGGCTGGCCTTCGGCAGCCGGCTGCGTGGCTCCTCGTCGGACCGGAGCACTCGCACCGGCGGCCCGGATCCCGCACGGAGCGCCGAGTTCACCCGGCAGCTCGGGCTCCTGCTCTCCTCGCTGAGCTTCCTGGCCTTCGGCGCGGTCATCCTGGGACCGGCCCTCCAGCATCTGACGTGGCGGATCGTGGTCTACGCGCTGCTCAGCCTGACCGTGATCCGGATGCTGCCGGTCGCGCTGGCCCTGGTCGGCACCGGTCTGCGGGCCGCCTCCGTCGCCTACATCGGGTGGTTCGGTCCGCGCGGGCTCGCCTCTCTGGTCTTCGGCCTGCTCGCCTTCGAGGAGCACCTGCCCGCCATGACACAGCTGAACGGCGTCATCGCCGTGACCGTGGGCCTCAGTGTCCTTCTCCACGGTGTCACGGCCCCGTTCCTGGGAGACCGTTACGGCGACTGGTTCGCCAGGAAGGTCCGCGCCGAACCGGACCTTCGGGAGAACGCGCTCGCGGCCGGCGACGCCCCCGCTGTCCAAGGCCCACGCGGCCCCTGA
- a CDS encoding type II toxin-antitoxin system RelE/ParE family toxin produces the protein MRNAPTTLAEPYSRHLGEGLRELRFAVGHDGNAIRLTYWLAPGRRIVFLTVFRKTRMREDAEVHRVQQARKLCETERHTVHDEFTREVSRGEG, from the coding sequence GTGCGGAACGCCCCCACAACGCTTGCCGAGCCGTACTCTCGCCATCTGGGCGAAGGCTTACGGGAGCTACGGTTCGCCGTGGGGCACGACGGCAACGCCATTCGTCTGACCTACTGGCTCGCACCCGGCCGCCGGATCGTGTTCCTGACCGTGTTCCGCAAGACACGGATGCGGGAAGACGCCGAAGTACACCGCGTCCAACAGGCGCGGAAGCTCTGCGAGACGGAGCGCCACACAGTCCACGACGAGTTCACTCGCGAGGTATCGAGAGGAGAGGGCTGA
- a CDS encoding helix-turn-helix transcriptional regulator, whose protein sequence is MNHTRWRLARERAGIAGRQEPSEVEAMRTEIRMAFDLGQAVYDRRTELGISQSELARRANMTQPQVSKLELGGTIPTLPLLARLAKALDASLNIALDGDISTVVFSGHAA, encoded by the coding sequence ATGAACCACACTCGCTGGAGGCTCGCGCGTGAACGCGCAGGCATCGCAGGCCGGCAGGAGCCGTCGGAGGTCGAGGCGATGCGCACCGAGATCCGCATGGCCTTCGACCTCGGGCAGGCCGTGTACGACCGTCGAACCGAACTGGGTATCTCCCAGAGTGAGCTCGCCAGGCGGGCGAACATGACCCAGCCGCAAGTATCGAAACTGGAGCTCGGCGGGACCATTCCGACGCTGCCGCTGCTGGCCCGTCTCGCAAAGGCCCTCGACGCTTCCCTGAACATCGCGCTGGACGGCGACATCTCGACTGTCGTGTTCTCCGGGCACGCCGCATAG
- a CDS encoding cupin domain-containing protein, whose translation MTTAQNMPGYVWSAVDDAPVREIFPGIRLRPLWQGERGASAQVVEMDPGSCWEGVDVHEPGPEEVFVVSGVFNDGYRDYPAGSFIHAPAGSSHIPQTAAGCTLFVFYPEG comes from the coding sequence ATGACGACAGCACAGAACATGCCCGGCTACGTCTGGTCCGCCGTCGACGACGCCCCCGTGCGGGAGATCTTCCCCGGTATCCGCCTCCGTCCCCTCTGGCAGGGGGAGCGCGGGGCGTCGGCCCAGGTGGTGGAGATGGATCCGGGGTCCTGCTGGGAAGGGGTCGATGTGCACGAGCCCGGGCCCGAGGAGGTCTTCGTGGTCTCCGGGGTCTTCAACGACGGATACCGGGACTATCCCGCCGGGTCCTTCATCCACGCGCCCGCCGGGTCCTCGCACATTCCGCAGACGGCGGCCGGCTGCACCCTCTTCGTCTTCTATCCGGAGGGGTGA
- a CDS encoding carboxymuconolactone decarboxylase family protein — protein MNARLTLFGNRTANKVINSLASTGGVVSATGLPVATQELVKIRASQINGCGFCLDMHSKEAAAAGEDTTRLHLVAAWREATVFTDAERAALELTEQGTRIADASGGVTDEAWADAAKHYDEEQLIGLVSLIATINAFNRLNVMTQQPAGSYRVGQFS, from the coding sequence ATGAACGCCCGACTGACCCTCTTCGGCAACCGGACCGCGAACAAGGTCATCAACAGCCTCGCCTCGACGGGCGGAGTGGTCTCCGCGACCGGACTGCCCGTGGCGACGCAGGAGCTGGTGAAGATCCGCGCCAGCCAGATCAACGGCTGCGGCTTCTGCCTCGACATGCACAGCAAGGAGGCCGCGGCGGCCGGGGAGGACACGACCCGTCTGCACCTGGTCGCGGCCTGGCGGGAGGCGACGGTCTTCACCGACGCCGAGCGCGCCGCGCTGGAGCTGACCGAGCAGGGCACCCGGATCGCCGACGCGTCCGGCGGAGTCACCGACGAGGCCTGGGCGGACGCCGCCAAGCACTACGACGAGGAGCAGCTCATCGGGCTGGTCTCGCTGATCGCCACGATCAACGCGTTCAACCGGCTGAACGTGATGACCCAGCAGCCCGCCGGAAGCTACCGGGTCGGCCAGTTCTCCTGA
- a CDS encoding DUF817 domain-containing protein produces MNASPSPALPALPRRLLAFTRHLLVFGWIQTRACVFAAALFLGMAAAEALPDGLPVSRYDLLLLYGVAITALGYAMRWETGREVAVVAVCHLLGFAFEVVKVQVGSWTYPEDALTKVAGVPLYGGFMYAAVGSYVCRSWRLFDLELSGYRPRATAVLAALVYLNFLSHHWLPDARWVLAGLLLLATGGTRVAYTVGTIRLRMPLALAFVLIGFFLWVAENLATYLGAWSYPHQLDAWSPVPVTKWASWALLISVTVVIAHGARELRRGGARS; encoded by the coding sequence ATGAACGCTTCTCCGTCCCCTGCGCTCCCCGCCCTCCCCCGTCGGCTCCTCGCCTTCACCCGCCATCTGCTGGTCTTCGGCTGGATCCAGACCCGGGCCTGCGTCTTCGCCGCCGCGCTCTTCCTCGGCATGGCGGCGGCCGAGGCGCTCCCCGACGGCCTGCCGGTGTCCCGCTACGACCTGCTGCTCCTCTACGGCGTCGCGATCACGGCCCTGGGATACGCGATGCGCTGGGAGACGGGCCGGGAAGTCGCGGTGGTGGCGGTCTGCCATCTGCTCGGGTTCGCGTTCGAGGTGGTGAAGGTGCAGGTGGGCTCGTGGACGTACCCCGAGGACGCGCTCACCAAGGTCGCCGGTGTCCCGCTGTACGGCGGTTTTATGTACGCGGCGGTAGGGAGCTACGTCTGCCGCTCATGGCGCCTGTTCGACCTGGAGCTGTCCGGTTACCGTCCGCGCGCGACGGCCGTGCTCGCCGCCCTCGTCTACCTCAACTTCCTCAGCCATCACTGGCTGCCGGACGCCCGCTGGGTGCTGGCCGGGCTGCTGCTCCTGGCCACGGGCGGAACCCGGGTCGCGTACACGGTCGGCACGATCCGTCTCCGGATGCCGCTCGCGCTCGCCTTCGTACTGATCGGCTTCTTCCTCTGGGTCGCCGAGAACCTGGCCACGTACCTCGGCGCCTGGTCCTACCCCCACCAGCTCGACGCCTGGTCGCCGGTGCCGGTGACGAAATGGGCGTCGTGGGCGCTGCTGATCAGCGTGACCGTGGTGATCGCGCACGGGGCCCGGGAGCTCCGCCGGGGCGGCGCCCGGTCCTGA
- a CDS encoding DUF2252 domain-containing protein: MADRRSRHGTGERDRYGARPLPTPQERAERGRAARKTASRSSHAAYDPAPDRPDPVGIIETQSASRVPDLVPVRYGRMTESPFRFYRGAAAIMASDLAAATPASGLTAQLCGDAHMMNFRLLGSPERRLVFDINDFDETHPGPWEWDVKRLATSLVIAGRENNWPKKERTAIVRSAVRVYRQRMRAYAGLGNLDVWYDRGDMEQVQALADERLDQRGRLRLAETMAKARTRDSMKAFEKLTEIRDGGRRFTADPPLVVPVDQLLDGADLDRLVGELHTLVGHYGRSLSMERRHLLSQYRVVDIARKVVGVGSVGTRCWILLLLGRDDTDPLILQAKEADRSVLEPYTDQSGYENQGQRVVAGQRLMQAVGDVFLGWDRVTDVDVPYRDFYIRQLHDWKGIVVPQAMVPKGMRLFAELCGATLARAHARSGDRIAIAAYLGGGDAFDTAVSEFAEVYADQNERDHAALVAAVREGRVKAAEA; the protein is encoded by the coding sequence ATGGCTGACCGACGATCCCGGCATGGAACCGGAGAGCGCGACCGTTACGGCGCCCGCCCGCTCCCCACCCCACAAGAGCGCGCCGAGCGGGGCCGTGCGGCCCGTAAGACCGCGTCCCGCTCCTCGCACGCGGCCTACGATCCCGCCCCCGACCGGCCCGACCCCGTCGGCATCATCGAGACCCAGTCGGCGTCCCGGGTGCCCGATCTGGTGCCCGTACGGTACGGGCGGATGACCGAGTCGCCGTTCCGGTTCTACCGGGGCGCCGCCGCGATCATGGCCTCCGATCTGGCCGCCGCCACGCCCGCGTCCGGGCTCACCGCCCAGCTCTGCGGCGATGCCCACATGATGAACTTCCGGCTCCTCGGCTCCCCCGAGCGCCGGCTCGTCTTCGATATCAACGACTTCGACGAGACCCACCCGGGTCCCTGGGAGTGGGACGTCAAACGGCTCGCCACCAGCCTGGTCATCGCGGGCCGGGAGAACAACTGGCCCAAGAAAGAGCGGACGGCGATCGTCCGGTCGGCTGTCCGCGTCTACCGGCAGCGGATGCGGGCGTACGCGGGCCTGGGCAACCTGGACGTCTGGTACGACCGGGGCGATATGGAGCAGGTGCAGGCCCTCGCCGACGAGCGGCTCGACCAGCGCGGCCGGCTGAGGCTGGCCGAGACGATGGCGAAGGCCCGTACCCGCGACAGCATGAAGGCCTTCGAGAAGCTGACGGAGATCCGCGACGGCGGGCGCCGGTTCACCGCCGATCCGCCGCTGGTCGTGCCGGTCGACCAGCTTCTCGACGGTGCGGACCTCGACCGGCTGGTCGGTGAACTGCACACCCTCGTCGGCCACTACGGCCGCAGTCTCTCCATGGAGCGCCGGCATCTGCTCTCCCAGTACCGGGTCGTGGACATCGCCCGCAAGGTCGTCGGCGTCGGCAGTGTCGGCACCCGCTGCTGGATCCTGCTGCTGCTCGGCCGGGACGACACCGATCCGCTGATCCTCCAGGCGAAGGAGGCCGACCGCTCGGTGCTGGAGCCGTACACCGACCAGAGCGGGTACGAGAACCAGGGGCAGCGGGTCGTCGCGGGCCAGCGGCTGATGCAGGCCGTCGGTGACGTGTTCCTGGGGTGGGACCGGGTCACGGACGTCGACGTGCCGTACCGCGACTTCTACATCCGGCAGTTGCACGACTGGAAGGGGATCGTCGTACCGCAGGCGATGGTGCCCAAGGGCATGCGGCTCTTCGCCGAACTCTGCGGCGCCACCCTGGCCAGGGCGCACGCCCGCTCCGGTGACCGGATCGCGATCGCCGCCTATCTGGGCGGCGGGGACGCCTTCGACACGGCGGTCTCGGAGTTCGCCGAGGTGTACGCCGACCAGAACGAAAGGGACCATGCGGCGCTGGTCGCGGCCGTACGGGAGGGGCGCGTGAAGGCGGCAGAAGCGTAA
- a CDS encoding DUF1266 domain-containing protein: MGTGTGWGNSDGGVPDGFGPPEYHGNPFAPPGSRPAGPPPGPYGTPAPPVPPPARWQAPSPVERQLYEAKTRGDWSGYFDVLGRNWLYTAQRRAFLDAHPGEVQFLPHFSPQVGGVCLTVLTEGVLPAPVADPVYSSASLSWYADAWDPTDPPWLAVNPGTPSEAYFLTTPEHRARWKRHTAAEIRPGLRLRALHVGGALHGTVAHGLACGALLSVNNGELWNALGYHGRGYRRERTRLQEWWDITTPEEWRDTLERLLSAEMVSPVWEFALRVRRGLALDFGGAVELDHWRTVAERVVRRNAERAAEPRITPEGVTPGTPADEGEVSAQAAGVRRLIGRIARYEARFRADGLLEDGRFIRTLEAWDYGRASGMARWGLAARFGTLAETEAAVVRASSVARANYRSWEEFSAAYILGRCLHFDEEEFGDWYENALACHRILTTDPASPWLNIPWK; the protein is encoded by the coding sequence ATGGGTACGGGGACGGGGTGGGGGAACAGCGACGGCGGTGTCCCGGACGGCTTCGGGCCGCCGGAGTACCACGGCAACCCCTTCGCGCCCCCCGGCTCCCGCCCGGCGGGCCCGCCCCCGGGGCCGTACGGCACTCCGGCACCGCCCGTACCGCCGCCCGCCCGCTGGCAGGCCCCCAGCCCCGTCGAACGGCAGCTGTACGAGGCCAAGACCCGCGGCGACTGGTCCGGCTACTTCGACGTCCTCGGCCGCAACTGGCTCTACACGGCCCAGCGCCGGGCCTTCCTCGACGCCCACCCCGGCGAGGTCCAGTTCCTGCCGCACTTCTCGCCGCAGGTCGGCGGCGTGTGCCTGACCGTCCTCACCGAAGGCGTACTCCCCGCGCCCGTCGCGGACCCCGTCTACTCCTCGGCATCCCTGTCCTGGTACGCGGACGCCTGGGACCCGACCGATCCGCCGTGGCTGGCGGTCAACCCCGGCACACCCTCCGAGGCGTACTTCCTCACCACACCCGAGCACCGCGCCCGGTGGAAGCGCCACACCGCCGCCGAGATCCGCCCCGGACTGCGGCTGCGCGCCCTCCACGTCGGCGGCGCCCTGCACGGCACGGTCGCGCACGGCCTCGCCTGCGGAGCCCTGCTCTCCGTCAACAACGGCGAACTGTGGAACGCCCTCGGCTACCACGGCCGCGGCTACCGGCGCGAACGCACCCGGCTCCAGGAGTGGTGGGACATCACCACACCCGAGGAGTGGCGCGACACGCTCGAACGGCTGCTCTCCGCGGAAATGGTCAGCCCCGTCTGGGAGTTCGCACTCCGGGTCCGCCGCGGCCTCGCCCTCGACTTCGGCGGCGCCGTCGAACTGGACCACTGGCGGACCGTCGCCGAACGCGTCGTCCGCCGGAACGCGGAGCGCGCCGCCGAGCCCCGGATCACCCCCGAAGGCGTCACCCCCGGCACCCCCGCCGACGAGGGCGAGGTGTCCGCCCAGGCCGCCGGGGTACGGCGGCTGATCGGCCGGATCGCCCGCTACGAGGCCCGGTTCCGCGCCGACGGACTGCTGGAGGACGGCCGGTTCATCCGCACCCTGGAGGCCTGGGACTACGGCCGGGCCTCCGGAATGGCCCGCTGGGGCCTCGCCGCCCGCTTCGGCACCCTCGCGGAGACCGAGGCGGCGGTGGTACGGGCGAGCAGCGTGGCCCGGGCGAACTACCGCTCCTGGGAGGAGTTCTCCGCCGCGTACATCCTCGGCCGCTGTCTCCACTTCGACGAGGAGGAGTTCGGCGACTGGTACGAGAACGCGCTCGCCTGCCACCGGATCCTGACGACGGACCCGGCGAGCCCCTGGCTGAACATCCCCTGGAAGTAG